TCTTTAGATCCACAAAGAGCAGCAACCAGAGCCGAAGTTGTAGCCATGATCCATCAAGCTTTGGTTAAAACTGGTAAACTTGAACCTATAGAGTCTGAATATATTGTTAAACCCTAGAAATAGAAATATTTTAGCTATTTACTAATTAACGCTCAAAGAACATTTTAGAAACTGTTTCCAGCAGTCATTTAATTTCAGACAAAAAGTAATTTTGGTAATTTGTAGCCAAAACCCCTAGATTAATCTATGGGGTTTTTTGTTGCCTGAGTCACAGATTACTCCGTCGTCTTAATTCTATACAGGTTAATCATCTTATGTCTGCTCCTCCAATTCAATGGTATCCAGGACATATTGCTAAAGCAGAAAGGCAATTAAAAGAACAGCTAAAAAAAGTAGATGTAGTCTTGGAGATCCTCGATGCGAGAATTCCGCTGGCTTCCCATCATCCCCAAATAGATAGCTGGATTGGCACTAAACCGAGAATTACGGTGCTAAATCGCGAGGATATGATTCCCGAAGCTGCAAAACAGGCGTGGTTGCGTTGGTTTCAATCTCACTCAGAACAACTATATTTGACCAACGCCAAACAAGGGAAAGGGATCGACGCAATTAAAAGTGCTGCTCAAAAAACAGGAGTAGCGATGAATCAACGTCGAAGCGATCGCGGGATGCGTCCTCGTCCTGTAAGAGCCGTAGTAATTGGCTTTCCCAACGTTGGTAAGTCAGCATTAATTAACCGTTTGGTCGGCAAAAAAATCGTGGTGAGTGAGCGTCGTGCAGGAGTAACTCGTCAGCTACGCTGGGTAAAAATATCTCCAGAGATTGAATTACTTGATGCTCCTGGAATTATTCCCTGGAGACTAGAAAATCAGCATGATGCTGTAAAATTAGCCATTTGTGAAGATATTGGTGAGGCATCCTATGATAATCAAGTTGTAGCCGCCGAAGCCATAGATTTACTAATTAATATTGGCTACGACCAAGTTTTAAAATCTCGGTTCAATTTTGAATTCAATCCTGCGGAAACTACAGGAGAATCATTTATTCAAGATGTGAGCGATCGCTCTTTTAAAGGAGACAAGGAAAGAGTGGCTCGTCAGATCCTGTATGATTTTCGGACAGGAAATATGGGTAAGATTCCCCTGGAGTTACCGCCACCTTCAAAAGTCAAAAGTTAAAAGTCAAAAGTTTTACCTCTTTAGTGACGTGCTTATATTTAATTATTGAATGTGTTTTGTTTTGTTCGCCACTACTGGCGAGGCTTTAGACGACGAGTTTTATGTAGGTGATTTGGGTAGTGAAATATAAATATAGATGGTTGTTATTATTGTGGTTGATTTTTTGGCTAGGATGGGCGCCAATGGCTGATGCTGCTATGTGCCGCGATCGCTATGGACAAGAAGTGTGTATCCTGAAGTTGAAACGCAGTGCCAAAAACTATTGGGAATATCGCGCCAAAGTTAGCATTGATGGTGAACAGCAAAAGAACCCAGAAGTATATAACTGTCGCGATCGCACTTTAACTCGTAAGGGTAAATATCCCATTCCTTTTAAATCAAATAGCCCAGGGGAATTAGTTTGTAGCCTGTTTCAAAAATCATAAAATGGTAATTAAATACATCAATTGAGAAAAGAAATGGAAGCAGTTGCTATTCCCAAAGGATTTCGGGTAACTCCAGAACAATTTGAGCAGTTGGCTGATGCCGAACAATTGGCACGCTTAGAGTTAACTGAGAATGGAGAATTAATTGTTATGAGTCCTACGGGTGGTACAGCAGGTAGAAAAAATCGCCGTCTAACACAACAAATGGGAATTTGGACGGACAG
Above is a genomic segment from Pleurocapsa minor HA4230-MV1 containing:
- the ylqF gene encoding ribosome biogenesis GTPase YlqF, producing MSAPPIQWYPGHIAKAERQLKEQLKKVDVVLEILDARIPLASHHPQIDSWIGTKPRITVLNREDMIPEAAKQAWLRWFQSHSEQLYLTNAKQGKGIDAIKSAAQKTGVAMNQRRSDRGMRPRPVRAVVIGFPNVGKSALINRLVGKKIVVSERRAGVTRQLRWVKISPEIELLDAPGIIPWRLENQHDAVKLAICEDIGEASYDNQVVAAEAIDLLINIGYDQVLKSRFNFEFNPAETTGESFIQDVSDRSFKGDKERVARQILYDFRTGNMGKIPLELPPPSKVKS